A genomic window from Dermacentor silvarum isolate Dsil-2018 chromosome 9, BIME_Dsil_1.4, whole genome shotgun sequence includes:
- the LOC119463566 gene encoding uncharacterized protein K02A2.6-like, whose product MWEFDAFLEDGDEDFASYVERFEHYCEVANVQEEKLKKSAFITAIGKNAYKTLKDLLLPATPAEKSLEDLVKVLSDHYEPASRIIAERFRFNRRYQAEVFLRSNAVQHVKTPPYHPASNGAAERLVQTVKKNLVRQLRDERCSGQARTIQHRLDQFLFTYCNTPCSTTGKTPAQSFLSWTPRTRLSILHPELAKR is encoded by the exons ATGTGGGAATTCGACGCATTTCTGGAGGACGGCGATGAAGACTTTGCTTCGTACGTGGAAAGATTCGAGCACTACTGCGAAGTAGCCAACGTACAAGAGGAGAAGCTTAAGAAGTCGGCCTTCATAACGGCCATTGGCAAGAATGCGTACAAGACGCTCAAGGATTTGCTTCTACCGGCGACCCCTGCGGAGAAGAGTCTCGAAGACCTGGTCAAGGTACTGAGTGACCATTACGAGCCTGCAAGCCGAATCATCGCAGAGCGATTCAGATTCAACAGGCGGTACCAAGCGGAAG TTTTCCTCAGATCCAATGCTGTGCAACACGTCAAGACACCTCCGTACCATCCGGCTTCGAAtggggcagcagagaggctcgtcCAGACGGTAAAGAAGAACTTGGTACGCCAACTGCGAGACGAGAGGTGCTCTGGGCAAGCCCGAACGATTCAACACCGGCTGGACCAGTTCCTCTTCACATACTGCAACACGCCATGCTCCACGACTGGTAAGACTCCTGCACAGAGTTTCCTGTCTTGGACACCGCGGACACGTCTCAGCATTTTGCACCCTGAATTAGCCAAGCGGTGA